One Canis lupus baileyi chromosome 1, mCanLup2.hap1, whole genome shotgun sequence genomic window, GcaagtagggtttttttgtttgtttgtaatcTTTCAAAAATGTGTAATCTTTCATGTAGgatgcctctttcttttttaaatactgacTTCATATTTTATCCTTGATCTAAAACCTATGAGAGCAATAGTATTAAAGCTGCTTGCCAGATTATATTCATGTAAAACATGAACATTGAGTAACTTAAGATGAACTATGTTTTTAGAGTTGCTTAAACTCTGGATTAATTTCAAGGCTTTGCATTCACCAAGATTTGCTTTACACCTACTCTCTTGACTTATTTTTACCCTATATATTGCCCTTGTATTCTCCCCTTAATTTGTTTTAACCTgtttgatgaaaagaaaaatctatgtgaaACAGTAAATTTGACATAGTTTCTCTTTAGGTAGTGCTTTCTGTAGCCTATCCCATGGAATGTGTAGCCATTAAGATTAGATTTAGTGACATATAACAAAAATCCAACATGTGAGGGCCTTGAGATGGAAATTGATCTTTCTCTCACATTCATCAAGTCTGGCATTAGGAAGTGCAGGGATAAGGAGTTTCACTCTACTGGGAATTCAGGCTTCTGTTTTCCTGTTCCACTATCTTTATCACATAGTCTAATGATCCCAAATGGCTACTTGAGCTCCAACTTTTACATCCAACTCCAGACATTAAGAGTGAAAAGGGGTGGAAAGGCCAAAGGGGTCTTTGCTGGCCTAGCTTGGTCACTCTAAGCAGTCGGTTCTTCCCAAAAGACATAAAACCATTCATTTTACATTAACCATGATGGGACCATGTGGCCTCTTGGCTGTACCTATTCCAGGGAGCCTTAAAAGTATGTGTCATATTTTAGTCCTCCCACAGTGTACCCAGCTAGATTCTCTTGGGTTCTGTTCATTGTGAAGGAAGGGTGGAATGGATGTTGAGGTAAGCAACTAAAAGCCTCTTTACATTATTTCACAGTTTCTATAGGAACATAGGAAACCTGGTGAGGTCTAGGTTATTACCCAGATACTCTACCCTAGTATCTATTATTACTAGAGTAATAGAGTAGTAGAGTATCTGGGTAATAATATAATCATGGAAAGTGATACTAAGGTATCGCTACTCTGCCTTTTGATTTAAACTTATTTGATCTATATTAATTGTCATTTTTGTGTTATTATTACCAGATATATGTGCTAAGTACTTTTGATACGTTCTATATAACCCCCACAATACTTTCTGGTAAGGTACTATATTCCATGccacagatgagaagactgaggcccagacaTAGTACATAACTTGTCAGGTTTTAATAACTAATAAGTGGTGAGTCAGATACTGATCCCACTTTTAAGATCAGTATTGATAACTGCCTCAGTCCTCTTTGTTAATCTGTGTACCCATATTTTTATCCATTGTTATCCCTGCCCCACTCCTtgtacataaaaattatttgaggtTGCTCAGACGTACACAACAACAAAATAAGCAGATTGAAGGGAATATAAATGTGAGAAAACTTGATGAACCTGAGATACAAGGGGTACACAGAGCTGAATGCTCCTTCATCCTAGAGAGGTGCTAGAAGGCTTGGTCTGACTTGTGTTCTATCAGATactaaaagacaagaaaacaagcttgaattttctttattgaaactcttggcatcttcttttttttttcattcttttttaaattttattttatttattcatgacagacacagagagagaggcagagacacaggcagagggaaaagcaggctccctgtgggcaccctgatgtgggacttgatcctgggaccccaggatcaagccctgggccaaaggcagacactaaatcgctgagccacccaggtgtctcatcatcttcattattttaatCGAATAATAATTTGAATCTTTATAAAGAATATTAGTTTTTCATATTGCTGCTTCACGGAATCTTAAAAGTCATTACAATGGTATTATTACTGTTTTCTGGTTTTTTCTGTGGGTTAAATAAGCTGAATTACTGTTACTTGTTTTTTAAGAAGTTGAaacctagggacacctgggtaggtagctcagtccattgagctttggcctcttggttttggcttgagtcatgatctcaaggttgtgaggtcaagcctcaCATCAAttttgtgctgggcatggagtctacttgagattctttccctctctctctgcccttccccccacttacactctttttcttactctcttttaataaataaataaaatctataaaaatggaaacctagtcaaagatattttttttagcTGGATATGGGTCATATGCTTACTAAAAACTAGgactcatttttgtttgtttttagaaatgcTCGTATCACAGTTTTGAAAGGTATATTTTAGAAGACTGTGATCTTGACAAAAATGATGTTGGGCTCTTGGCCAGAGCTCCTTGAAGACAAAAAAGATTTTGTCTGAATTCACTTTTTTCTCTGGTGTCCTCAGTGACTCACTCGATaagtgaataatgaatgaatggctaGTAAATGAGAAAAACCTGTTAACAATTAttctaataatataattaatatttctgCTCCTTTAAATAAGTAAGCCAGCTATCCAAAGTAGAGGAAAAATAGGTTATCTTTCCTTTAGCCCTTTAGCCCCGGCACATTGTATGAGGTGGATTATTATACCATGAATGACTGGACATCAGGACCACAAAGTCCAGCCCTTGAACTTGGTGTATTTCGAGAATTGCCATAACTGTGATATGCCTGAAACATAGTGGTTGCAAAGGCAAGTAGCACGAGATAAGTCTGGTAAATTCCTGGGGTGTAAAAGTTACTTATTATAAGGAATAAAAATTAGGACCagcttttgaaagattttatatgatgtgtttgttatctttttaaaagtaactttttagggatccctgggtggcgcagcggtttggcgcctgcctttggcccagggcgcgatcctggagacccgggatcgaatcccacgtcgggctcccggtgcatggagcctgcttctccctctgcctctctctctctctctctctctgtgactatcataaataaataaaaatttaaaaaaaaaattaaaaaaaaaataaataaaagtaactttttaaatggGAAACAGAAGGGACATGATTTGGTTGGAGTGacctttgaaaaataatgtaattcatttcttatattttaattttcaagactttgtgaaaaacaaattaacagaatatttaattactttattttgttttatttcttaggatGTGATCTTCGTGGTGGGAAGCTAAGTTTTTAAACTACCCCAATGGATGCAGACAGTGATGTTGCATTGGACATTCTAATTACAAATGTAGTCTGTGTTTTTAGAACAAGATGCCATTTGAACTTAAGGAAGATTGCTTTGGAAGGAGCAAATGTAATTTATAAACGTGATGTTGGAGTAAGTATCTAAATTTTGGTATGTGTGCCACATAGACTAATTTTATTGTCCTGTGAATCATATTCTAAAATACATTCACTATACTGCTAGTTTATAAGCACCTTCCCATGTGCCAGCAGTACTGAATATAACATTGAGCCCTGGAGAGTGGCCCCTCCTCCCCTAAGTGTCCACTTTTGGATGTTCTCGATCTCCAAGTCTTAGCAAAGAACTCACAGGCTACTAGAATTTGATTGTTCTCccaatttcttttaaatgaagaagGGGACATTTATATGTAGTGCATACttacacaaatataattttttaggggtacctaggtggcacagtcgggtaagtgtcagactcttggttttagctcaggttgtaatctcagggtcatgtatGTGATTGAGCCGcacatcaggctctcctctcAGCtcagtctgcttaagtttctctctccctctccatcctctctttcccctctcactttctctcaaataaatcttaaatatatatatatttttttcagttacatGAATGATATATGATATGAATGATGCCCTTATATGTTgtaatttttgtattatatttagcCAAAATAGTAGGTATTCTTTAGTAACAAATAGCTGAAAATAATATGGTTCATATCATAACCTAGCTAGAtactttaaatttcagtttttgttAGACctgtaatatttaaaatgaaagcatgGATAGCTTGCTTTTAAGCTTACTGAGATTAACATTACAAATGACAATGTGTGTTTATCAGCTTTTATAAACCAAATGATGTTGAGATATATATCTGAtacatttattatgaaaattatggaGGTATATGAAGGCTCTAAGCTCTAAAAATTATGTGCCAGTATACCTCAGTGAATTATCATTAGCTCTTATACTAGAAACTAAGTTAAGGTTAATTCAACTAAAAATTGCAGTGACTCACAATTAAGGATTTTCAAGTTCATCAGTGATGCTGTCATCACCTaaacaaaggaataaatatgTCTGCTAAGAAGTTTAGAGAGTAAAATGCCCAATACTATGTTGGAACTTGAGCATGCCATGTGACAGGAAAGACATTTTTTGTAGAGGGGTTGATTGAGAAAGCTGTGTTGATCAATAAGGTGGTGGTGAAAGAATTAAATGCAGAACAAACTCAGTTTAGTGTTTCTCAGCTACTTGTGTATGAAATTTTATAATATCGTTTAGTTCAAGTTTAATTTGACTCTGGTAAATTTTATCCTTCCAGACCTaatagctttttagtttgataatATGATATGTTACAAAGAAAGGGTGAAACTCAGAAAGTAACAAGGAGAAATTTCCAATTCATGTATATgttacagtattcaataaatatttctctcttacACATAATGGctatataatattttcaaaaatgaaaaatcgCAATGCAAATTTAATTTCACATTATTCTCTTGGACCTTAGTCCTTGACTGATTTATGTTCACTCTGTAGATAATTTCATTCAAACCCACAGCCTTAAATGCATTTCATATCTAAGGAATCCAACATTTCTCCTGTGTTCAAGATTTGTATATTGAACTTAAGTATGTAGTAGGCATCTCAACTGTAAGATACAATATAGTGCTGAGTACCATGAAGCAGAATAAAGCAGTATAGGAGATGATGAGCAATGAAGGGATGGGTGCTTTGGTGGAGTGGTCAGGGAAGTCTAGCTGACATCTGATGAGAGACTTGAATGAAAGTGAGAATATTGAGGAAGAATATTCCAGATGAAGTTAATAACAATTACTGCAAAATTCCCAAGGCATGAATAGGTTCAGCATGCTTAAGGATCCATGCAAATTGCAAATTCCAGTTATGTGTCCCGAGAGGAATGAGAGCTGAAGTTTCCATACTTGAAGTGCATTGATTTCAAATATATAGTAAGAGATTTGTACAGaccttgtatttttaattaatgttctTTTGAATTAATACATTCTTTGTGTTCAAGTATGATACTTGATTTCAGAATGGATGATTTGGAGAACAATTATTTCAGTCTTGGGTAAGCTTTGAGTagtaaaacttttattaaaatggcCACAtacaggaacgcctgggtggctccagtggttgagtgtctgccttcggctcagggtgtgatcctggagtcctgggattgagtcccacgtcgggctccctgcatggagcctgcttctccctctgcatgtgtctctgcctccctttctgtgtctctcatgaataaataaataaaatattttttaaaataaaatggccaCATAGAGTAGAGCCATAAGTGAAAATTAACACTTAGTATGTAAccatggtttttttgtttctgtttttgttttttattgcagAAAGTATTAATGAAGCTTAGAAAACCTAGAATTACAGCTACAATTTGGTCCTCAGGAAAAATTATTTGCACTGGAGCAACAAGGTAAATTTTacttggattttttattttaatttttaaatttttcctttatggaAAGGACATTTTTCTAGACTTAAAATTATATGTACAGTTTGTCATGTTTGTcagtataaaatttatttcttgtgtgactgataatctttttctttccttaaaaccATAGTGAAGAAGAAGCTAAATTTGGTGCCAGACGTTTAGCTCGCAGCCTGCAGAAATTAGGTTTTcaggtaacattttaaaaaacatccaAACTGTAAATATTAAAGGATTTAATTTgtaaagttaaattttttaatgtaatagacTAAAGAAATCACACAGATACTCTTCTCATGATTGGCCTTTTTCTTACTGTCCTTCAGTACAAAAATTTCATAGTAAGCTCTCACCCATGTGTGTACTTGTAAATGATCCTGGCTTTTTCACTAACCCCTTCCTCATTGAGAGACTTGTTGCCTTACAAGTGAACTGCCTCTTCAACTCTTTAGGTTGTTCACTTCTCaccaaaaaaaatctcatttttgatcATCTCAAGAGTGGTATGTTGGGATGATGAGTAGGGTGTAGGGCCCtatgtttaaaaagttaaagcgtatttgtttttatttatagataGGTATCACataaattataaagaagagaaaagatattaaaatggaacttgcagggacacctgggtggctcagcagttgagtgtctgcctttggcttagggcgtgatcccagggtcctggaatccagtcccacatcaggcttcctacatggagcctgcttctccctctgcctgtgtctctctctctctctgtctctcatgaataagtaaataaaatcttgaaaaaaaaaaaaaaaaaaaaaagaatggaacttGCATAGATGTATGCATTGTACGGCTAAGAGTAAACAGTGTTCCTACATATTATGGTTAGTGAGAACATTACCATTATAACAGGgaattgtaattatttaaaaatatgcagaattTATATAATCTGTGCTTTAGAAATAACTGTACATGATGTTGtaagttgaaaagaattgacatGAATAACTAATACCAACTACACACCTGTGTATAAGAACTCAGGAAAGGCTGTATTCTGTAAAATCAatcataatgtatttaaaatgacataaatccgggacgcctgggtggatcagtggttgagcatatgcctttggctcagggcatgatcccgcccttggggagcctgcttctccctctgcctgtgtctctgcctctccgtttgtgtctctcaggaataaataaaatctttaaaaaaataaaatgacataaatcCAAAACAAAATGCACATCATATGAAAAGGGACATTTATAAGATTGGTTTCCTGTGTCAAATCTGTGGTTTAGTCCACAAAAAGTAGACACTGGGTGGTGGGCTCTCACATGTAAAATGATACTCTTTGGCAGAGTATCAAGTCTGGCAGGTTAAGTTTATCAAGTATAATTTTATGGAGGCATAAATTTAAGTAAAAGTTAGTACATATTATGGACTTGTTATGTCACTTGCAAATGatgagtaaatgaaagaaaggTAAAGATGAGCTGTGAGCCCCAAAGAGGTGGGCCCAAGCTGTGTGAAATTTGAATGAGTAGTGGTGGAAAGTTGAGTTTCTTTCTGACCTCTTCAGTCTTCATTGAGGTGGAACATGCTAGAAAGGCCTGGAAGTGCTGGTTGCTGCATGAGGAAAGAGGCGGTACTGAGAGTCTTGACTGATGGTGCTGCCACTTGAGACAGTTTTGTGACATTCATCAACTGCCTTATGCAAGTACTCTGCTGGAGAACTGTAGTTTGGGGACATTTCAAAACctaagatacaaccattcaagtTATTGGTAGGAGTGACTGAAGTAAGTTCCTTCTCAGCCTTGGAGCTTCTTGTCTTAGCATAACattagaaatgttgaaaaaaatcccAGTTACAAACACAGTCTTCTCACTCtgtccccccaaaagaaaacaagcatCTCACTAAACTCACAGAAATATCATTTTATTCTATTGCATATAAGAAAATGTCTGACCTTGGAGCTCAGTGTATGCTCATTATTTATTGACTTTTAAGTGACAGCTTTTCCATTTTGACTCTTGAGAAGaactctgctttaattttttttcatccgTCTTCTTTATCCTAGattaaatatctcattttaagtattaagaaaattaaacataagaTTCAAAAGACCCTACGTGTTTTAATCCTGCAAATATCCTAggtgttgtttaattttttgaggtttttgaCCTTTGATTTCCCTTTAGAGTTGACTCTttaacaacacaggtttgaactgtgcagatcCATGTACAGGCAGATTTTTTTTGAATAAGTATAGTATTAcaattgtattttc contains:
- the TBPL1 gene encoding TATA box-binding protein-like 1, whose protein sequence is MDADSDVALDILITNVVCVFRTRCHLNLRKIALEGANVIYKRDVGKVLMKLRKPRITATIWSSGKIICTGATSEEEAKFGARRLARSLQKLGFQVIFTDFKVVNVLAVCNMPFEIRLPEFTKNNRPHASYEPELHPAVCYRIKSLRATLQIFSTGSITVTGPNVKAVATAVEQIYPFVFESRKEIL